The following are encoded together in the Cryptococcus neoformans var. neoformans JEC21 chromosome 9 sequence genome:
- a CDS encoding expressed protein: MAIPLVWLSQQLIPPLLLTYFFISWKVATFELAPSLSLDVLAWSQPDSGNISTFTNGIKRIIAYNILFSLHILPTLLIGFISALYLRLYFLPRSQSVPPYDPPFEVLDKQVMFACLFPRSASRSRSHLELESEFGDVLLITEQEPIVERCYKGRCGGRWKPARTRHCTQCGVCRAGFDHHCPFFANCLTAPYIPTFLAVLLYTPPTVLILSFPLLSPLLHRFIAAYSQACDSSEIIAYWWNWKWSWVVAGGPVGRFAGGIILGWRELDRQDGGGLYRLAVGLLVAFGFILSGITASLAYSTIRILRDGDFTIDRERSSAHRRILSTIKGLPREQPIPDKLRQNLARFSDRPAFYLPPRDIDRICPGQGQDRKWDCHGRKNPKGYVVQLNDKARPYDHGPRMNTQLVLGTPWGEGWSWLLPWRAIRPGIEYDGGERCLFNWPVAEGVRQEIEGAIGSGILNRLSEGDHLNCR, translated from the exons ATGGCCATCCCTCTCGTATGGCTGTCTCAGCAGCTCATACCCCCGCTTTTGCTCACCTACTTCTT TATCTCATGGAAAGTAGCTACATTCGAGCTGGCTC CATCCCTATCTCTGGATGTACTGGCATGGAGTCAACCAGATAGCGGGAATATCAGTACCTTTACAAATGGTATAAAGAGGATTATCGCCTACAACATTCTTTTCAGCCTCCATATCCTACCGACTCTTCTAATCGGCTTTATTTCTGCTTTATACCTTCGCCTATACTTTTTGCCACGCTCGCAATCTGTCCCACCTTATGATCCTCCATTCGAGGTACTAGACAAGCAAGTCATGTTtgcttgcctttttcctAGGTCAGCTTCAAGATCAAGGTCGCATTTAGAGCTAGAGTCAGAGTTTGGCGATGTTTTGTTGATCACCGAGCAAGAACCGATAGTGGAAAGATGCTATAAAGGAAGGTGTGGAGGTAGATGGAAGCCTGCCAGGACAAGGCATTGTACGCAATGCGGCGTGTGCAGAGCTGGCTTTGACCACCACTGCCCATTT TTTGCAAACTGTCTTACCGCACCATACATCCCCACTTTCCTCGCTGTCCTCCTATATACGCCCCCCACCGtcctcattctctccttccccctcctATCCCCCCTTCTCCACCGCTTTATTGCGGCTTATTCCCAAGCATGTGACTCTTCCGAGATAATAGCTTATTGGTGGAACTGGAAATGGAGCTGGGTCGTCGCAGGTGGCCCTGTAGGCAGGTTTGCAGGCGGTATCATTCTCGGGTGGAGAGAGCTTGATAGAcaagatggtggagggcTATATAGATTGGCTGTCGGGCTGTTAGTCGCTTTCGGCTTTATTCTGTCTGGGATCACCGCG AGTCTAGCATATTCGACTATCCGTATCCTTCGGGACGGTGACTTTACCATCGACCGCGAACGATCTAGCGCCCACAGACGtatcctctccaccatcaaaGGCCTCCCTCGGGAACAACCTATCCCGGATAAACTACGACAAAACCTTGCCCGATTTTCAGACCGTCCAGCATTTTACCTGCCTCCCAGGGATATAGATCGAATTTGTCCAGGTCAAGGTCAAGATCGGAAGTGGGATTGCCATGGGAGGAAAAATCCTAAGGGGTATGTCGTCCAGCTCAATGACAAAGCGAGGCCGTATGATCATGGACCTAGAATGAATACGCAATTGGTCTTGGGAACACCATGGGGTGAGGGATGGAGCTGGTTGTTGCCTTGGAGAGCAATCCGGCCGGGTATAGAGTATGATGGGGGGGAAAGATGTTTATTCAACTGGCCGGTGGCGGAAGGGGTCAGGCAAGAGATAGAAGGGGCTATTGGATCGGGTATTCTGAATAGACTGTCAGAGGGAGACCATCTAAACTGTAGATGA